ATCGCTTGAACATGCAGGTCTCTCTTCGCGGGTAGGCGGTGGGGTCGCCGTGCGGGCCAGATTAACCGAACAGGCCTGACCAGACCGGCTTACTTGCCGGCGGCTTCCTTGGCCACCAGCCACTGGGTCAGCTCGATCGACTGCGCGTAGCCGCCGGCGGAGCTCGCCGTGAAGCGGTACTTGCCGTTGACGATCATGGTCGGCGTGCTGTCCACCCCGTAGGCCTTCACCAGGTCGTCGGCACGCTTCATCTTGGTGTTGACGGTGAACGAGTTGGCGACGCCGACGAATTCCTTCGGGTCGACGCCGTACTTGGCGTAGAACTTCGCCGCGTCCTCGATGGTCGGCCATGCCGAGCGCGGCTTCAGCCCGCTGGCCTTCAGGTTGTAGGTGGACAGCTCGCCGCTCTTCCACACCGCGTCGTACATCGCGTCGTGGGTCTTGCCGACCAGGTCCAGCGCCTGCGCCGCGTAGAACGCGCGCTGGTACATCGGCCAGTTTTCGTCCGGACGGAACGAGGCGGCCAGGTAGTTCATCACCGCGTTCGGCGGCAGGCTACTGGCGATCTGCTCGACGGTGGAATGGAAGCCGTTGCAGGCCGGGCAGCCGTAGGAGAACACCTCGGTCACCTCGATCTTGCCGGGATGGCTGGTCGGCTGCGCCGGGTCGATTAGGAAGTAGTGCTTGCCTTCGACCCACTTGCCGTTGTCGACGAACGGCGCCGCGGCCACGGCCGGGGCGGTCACGGCGGGTGCGGGCTCGCCGAGGGCGGTCGCCGCGGCGGCGCTGGCGGGCACCGCGCTGCCGGCGGTTGCCGGTGCGGTGCTGCTCGCGGGGCTGGCCGGCGCGGCCTCGGCGCTGCGGGCGGCGGCCGGTGCCGCGGGCTGGGCGGTGTTGCCGCTGTTGCTGTCATGGCTGCACGCGGCAAGCGCGAGCAGGGCGGCACACAGGAACGGCAAACGCTGCAGCATGGTGAACCTCGAAAAGGCGGAACGTGAAACGGCAGCGCCGGGAGGGTGCCCGGCGCGTTTCGATCAGGGTGCGCTGGCCGGCTGGCTGGCGGCACTGTGCAGGCCCTCGATGTAGCTGGCCAGGGCGGCGATGTCGTCGGCGCTCAGCTGCTTGGCGATCGCCGGCATGACCTGCGCGTGGGCGTCGTCGCCCCAGGTGGTGCCGTCGTGCCAGGCCTTCAGCGTGGCCTCGACGTACTGCGCATGCTGGCTGGCCAGCTGCGGGTACATCGCGCCCGGGTTGCCGCGGCCGTCGATGCTGTGGCAGGCCATGCAGGCCGGAATGCCGCGCGTGGCGTCGCCCTGGCGGAACAGGGTCTGGCCGTGTGCCACCAGCGCCTGGTCGGCTACACCGGGCAACGCGGTCTTGCTGGCGAAGTAGGCGCCGAGATCGTGCATGTCCTGCTCGGACAGCGGCGTGGCCATGCCCATCATGATCGGGTTCTGCCGCTTGCCGGCCTTGAAGCTGGTCAGCTGGCGCGCGATGTACTGCTCGCTCTGGCCGGCCAGCTTCGGGTACTGCGCGTCAGCCGAATTGCCGTCCAT
This genomic stretch from Rhodanobacter thiooxydans harbors:
- a CDS encoding c-type cytochrome, encoding MSFRSAGFRPAVLRSAVALVFALTSTALLAQDAQPAAAGTAATPPAAVAAPVPAASVAVKPGDATAGQAKAAVCGACHGMDGNSADAQYPKLAGQSEQYIARQLTSFKAGKRQNPIMMGMATPLSEQDMHDLGAYFASKTALPGVADQALVAHGQTLFRQGDATRGIPACMACHSIDGRGNPGAMYPQLASQHAQYVEATLKAWHDGTTWGDDAHAQVMPAIAKQLSADDIAALASYIEGLHSAASQPASAP
- a CDS encoding thiol:disulfide interchange protein DsbA/DsbL produces the protein MLQRLPFLCAALLALAACSHDSNSGNTAQPAAPAAARSAEAAPASPASSTAPATAGSAVPASAAAATALGEPAPAVTAPAVAAAPFVDNGKWVEGKHYFLIDPAQPTSHPGKIEVTEVFSYGCPACNGFHSTVEQIASSLPPNAVMNYLAASFRPDENWPMYQRAFYAAQALDLVGKTHDAMYDAVWKSGELSTYNLKASGLKPRSAWPTIEDAAKFYAKYGVDPKEFVGVANSFTVNTKMKRADDLVKAYGVDSTPTMIVNGKYRFTASSAGGYAQSIELTQWLVAKEAAGK